A genomic segment from Candidatus Korarchaeum sp. encodes:
- a CDS encoding nucleoside monophosphate kinase, with protein MLLGKPGAGKGTQGEFLSKELGIPRIVMSDLLKREVDSGSELGSIIKGYMSEGKLVPDEIVYTVLERGIERLKDFILDGFPRNLEQAEWLDSFLSSRNMELDAVIYFDVSDLIVLRRMMGRLVCERCGRTYNIFYDPPEDIRKCSCGGRLYQRVDDCYDKILRRLDVFREETEPLLEYYRRKGKLISIDASRSIEDVREEALSILKSLM; from the coding sequence GTGTTACTCGGTAAGCCCGGGGCTGGGAAGGGTACTCAGGGAGAGTTCCTATCGAAGGAACTCGGAATCCCGAGGATAGTGATGAGCGATCTGCTCAAGAGGGAAGTGGATTCCGGATCAGAGCTGGGGAGCATCATAAAGGGGTACATGAGCGAGGGGAAGCTCGTCCCGGATGAAATCGTCTATACCGTCCTCGAGAGGGGGATAGAGCGTTTGAAGGATTTCATCCTAGATGGCTTCCCTAGGAACTTGGAGCAAGCTGAATGGTTGGATTCCTTCCTCTCGTCGAGAAATATGGAGTTAGATGCTGTCATATACTTCGATGTGAGCGATCTCATAGTGCTCAGGAGGATGATGGGGAGGCTCGTCTGTGAGAGATGCGGTAGGACTTACAACATATTCTACGATCCCCCAGAGGACATAAGGAAGTGCTCTTGTGGGGGAAGGCTATATCAGAGGGTCGATGATTGCTACGATAAGATACTGAGGAGATTAGATGTATTCAGGGAGGAGACAGAGCCTCTCCTCGAATACTACAGGAGGAAGGGGAAATTGATATCGATAGATGCATCGAGGAGTATAGAGGATGTGAGGGAGGAGGCTCTATCCATCTTGAAATCGTTGATGTGA